In one Streptomyces sp. NBC_00597 genomic region, the following are encoded:
- a CDS encoding arylamine N-acetyltransferase has protein sequence MLDDAGVAEYLDRIGAKRPERPDFAGLRHLQERHVLSVPFENIDYHLDREIHLGEQVVDKIVRQRRGGGCYEVNSAFAVLLEALGHQVEILPGRVYRPDGLGPAMCHLALRVTLDGEPWLVDAGFGRNSRHPLRFSTADVQRDPHGEYRVEAAGEGGFDVSLNGSPLYRIDDRACRLDDFGPTLWWWRSSPDSPFLQELFCSLALADGRVTLKGNRLVRVEGGQRTIEKPESDQDLLDAYRTHFGMVLDELPDSGGANRTIGIQLT, from the coding sequence ATGCTGGACGACGCAGGAGTGGCCGAATACCTCGACCGAATTGGCGCGAAAAGGCCGGAGCGGCCCGATTTCGCGGGTCTGCGCCACCTTCAGGAGCGGCATGTCCTCTCGGTGCCCTTCGAAAACATCGACTACCACCTCGACCGCGAGATCCACCTCGGCGAGCAGGTCGTCGACAAGATCGTTCGGCAGCGCCGCGGCGGCGGCTGCTACGAGGTGAACTCGGCCTTCGCGGTCCTGCTGGAGGCCCTCGGCCACCAGGTCGAGATCCTGCCCGGCCGGGTCTACCGGCCCGACGGGCTGGGGCCGGCGATGTGCCACCTCGCCCTGCGGGTGACCTTGGACGGGGAGCCCTGGCTGGTCGACGCCGGGTTCGGCCGCAACAGCCGCCATCCGCTCCGCTTCAGCACCGCTGACGTGCAGCGGGACCCGCACGGCGAGTACCGGGTCGAAGCGGCCGGGGAGGGCGGGTTCGACGTGTCCCTGAACGGGAGCCCGCTCTACCGGATCGACGACCGTGCCTGCCGCCTCGACGACTTCGGGCCCACCCTGTGGTGGTGGCGCAGCAGCCCGGATTCGCCGTTCCTCCAGGAGCTGTTCTGCTCGCTGGCGCTCGCGGACGGCCGGGTCACCCTGAAGGGGAACCGCCTGGTCAGGGTCGAGGGCGGACAGCGCACGATCGAGAAGCCCGAGAGCGACCAGGACCTTCTGGACGCCTACCGCACCCACTTCGGAATGGTTCTCGACGAACTCCCCGACAGCGGTGGCGCAAACCGGACCATCGGGATCCAGCTGACCTGA
- a CDS encoding phenazine antibiotic biosynthesis protein, translating to MSIVDPLLEFPLDTQPDPDEFLRAALRWHFSPETGSPFWLERAGTLGFDPLTDISGFADLNKFPNLANELRDVRAEDLIPRGYGDKPEVVGVYESGGTTGAPKRIVLLQEWLDRLLAWSSAQLDRHGVPQNVNWLVVAPTGPHMVGDVIKRQTAFRGGLAFTVDLDPRWVKKLISDGKGAEAGAYAEHIVDQVAFLLQTQDIGVLMCTPPVLERLARRDDLAKLIDEKVKAINWVGTQMDADTRYLYRTEVFPKAHLYSGYGSTMILGNASERPGLSDDDPCVYDPFSPHMIFDVVDPETRGTVPYGERGQVVMHHISKSLFMPNNLERDYATRVPGPEGIWQLGDSVADIAPVQEFDNETVIEGVY from the coding sequence GTGTCCATCGTTGATCCCTTGCTGGAATTTCCACTCGACACCCAGCCGGACCCCGACGAATTCCTGCGCGCCGCCCTGCGGTGGCATTTCTCCCCGGAAACGGGTTCGCCGTTCTGGCTGGAACGCGCAGGAACTCTCGGGTTCGATCCGCTGACCGACATCAGCGGTTTCGCCGACCTGAACAAGTTCCCCAACCTCGCCAACGAACTGCGCGACGTACGGGCCGAGGACCTCATACCCCGCGGCTACGGGGACAAGCCCGAGGTCGTCGGCGTCTACGAGAGCGGCGGCACCACCGGCGCCCCCAAGCGGATCGTCCTGCTGCAGGAGTGGTTGGACCGGCTGCTCGCCTGGAGCAGCGCCCAGCTGGACCGCCACGGTGTTCCGCAGAACGTGAACTGGCTGGTCGTCGCCCCGACCGGACCCCACATGGTCGGTGACGTGATCAAGCGGCAGACCGCCTTCCGCGGTGGCCTCGCCTTCACCGTCGACCTCGACCCGCGCTGGGTCAAGAAGCTCATCTCCGACGGCAAGGGCGCCGAGGCCGGCGCGTACGCCGAGCACATCGTCGACCAGGTCGCCTTCCTGCTCCAGACCCAGGACATCGGTGTCCTGATGTGCACGCCGCCGGTCCTGGAGCGCCTGGCCCGCCGTGACGACCTCGCCAAGCTCATCGACGAGAAGGTCAAGGCGATCAACTGGGTCGGCACGCAGATGGACGCCGACACCCGCTACCTGTACCGCACCGAGGTCTTCCCCAAGGCCCACCTCTACAGCGGCTACGGCTCGACGATGATCCTCGGAAACGCCAGCGAGCGCCCGGGCCTGTCCGACGACGACCCGTGCGTCTACGACCCGTTCTCCCCCCACATGATCTTCGACGTGGTCGACCCCGAGACCCGCGGGACCGTCCCGTACGGCGAGCGCGGCCAGGTCGTCATGCACCACATCAGCAAGAGCCTGTTCATGCCGAACAACCTGGAGCGCGACTACGCGACCCGTGTGCCCGGCCCCGAGGGCATCTGGCAGCTCGGGGACTCCGTGGCGGACATCGCGCCGGTCCAGGAATTCGACAACGAGACCGTCATCGAAGGGGTCTATTAA
- a CDS encoding aldehyde dehydrogenase family protein, with the protein MNAGLITLDALGPAGPFRARKRTTVTDVTGAPVAELSLVPKLFVTRAMDALRKADSLPADERTAALARAGKIFAEETIDGLSFAEYERTVARVSGVPIGVVQAATAAIIEATEQSRFAAYQARPAGAVDDWRAEDTRSGSAVWTRRGDVFAVHAAGNHPGPHSLWVEALALGYRVAVRPSRREPFTPHRLISALRAAGFGSDQVVLLPTDYEAADEILRSADYGLVYGGDDVVRKYAGTNVLPQGPGRSKMLVPAGVDWRDHLDTIVDSISHQGGVACINATTVLIDGDPEPLAQAIAERLATIPSLPPEDEKAVLAVQPVEGARAIEKFLLAKAAGTTAHLGGDGVVEELGDGSAVLRPAVHRLERPDAEQAGIELPFPCVWVAPWSPADGIGPLRNSLVLTAFTEDEALIDALLQEPTISNVYLGDHPTYWIRPGVPHDGYLGEFLMRTKTVIRD; encoded by the coding sequence ATGAATGCCGGCCTGATCACGCTGGACGCGCTCGGGCCCGCCGGACCGTTCCGCGCGCGCAAGCGCACGACCGTCACCGATGTGACGGGCGCGCCGGTCGCCGAACTCAGCCTGGTCCCGAAGCTGTTCGTGACCCGTGCCATGGACGCCCTGCGCAAGGCCGACTCGCTGCCGGCCGACGAGCGGACGGCGGCGCTGGCCCGCGCCGGGAAGATCTTCGCCGAGGAGACGATCGACGGGCTGTCGTTCGCCGAGTACGAGCGCACGGTCGCCCGGGTCTCCGGCGTGCCGATCGGCGTCGTGCAGGCCGCGACCGCCGCCATCATCGAGGCGACCGAGCAGTCCCGGTTCGCCGCGTACCAGGCCCGGCCGGCCGGCGCCGTGGACGACTGGCGCGCCGAGGACACCCGCAGCGGCAGCGCCGTGTGGACCCGGCGCGGTGACGTGTTCGCGGTGCACGCCGCGGGCAACCACCCCGGACCGCACTCGCTGTGGGTCGAGGCCCTCGCGCTCGGCTACCGCGTCGCGGTGCGGCCCTCGCGCCGCGAGCCGTTCACCCCGCACCGGCTGATCTCCGCGCTGCGGGCCGCGGGCTTCGGCAGCGACCAGGTCGTGCTGCTGCCCACGGACTACGAGGCGGCGGACGAGATCCTGCGCAGCGCCGACTACGGCCTCGTGTACGGCGGTGACGACGTGGTGCGCAAGTACGCGGGCACCAACGTGCTGCCGCAGGGTCCCGGCCGCTCCAAGATGCTGGTCCCGGCCGGTGTCGACTGGCGCGACCACCTCGACACCATCGTGGACTCCATCAGCCACCAGGGCGGTGTGGCCTGCATCAACGCCACGACCGTGCTGATCGACGGCGACCCGGAGCCGCTCGCGCAGGCCATCGCCGAGCGCCTGGCCACGATCCCCAGCCTGCCGCCGGAGGACGAGAAGGCCGTCCTCGCGGTGCAGCCGGTGGAGGGGGCGCGGGCGATCGAGAAGTTCCTGCTCGCCAAGGCGGCCGGGACCACGGCGCACCTCGGCGGCGACGGCGTCGTGGAGGAGCTCGGCGACGGCAGTGCCGTACTGCGTCCGGCCGTGCACCGGCTGGAGCGCCCGGACGCCGAGCAGGCCGGCATCGAACTGCCCTTCCCCTGCGTGTGGGTGGCTCCGTGGTCGCCCGCCGACGGGATCGGGCCCCTGCGCAACTCGCTGGTGCTGACCGCGTTCACCGAGGACGAGGCGCTGATCGACGCGCTGCTCCAGGAGCCCACCATCAGCAACGTCTATCTGGGCGACCACCCGACGTACTGGATCAGGCCGGGCGTTCCGCACGACGGCTACCTCGGCGAGTTCCTGATGCGGACCAAGACCGTCATCCGCGACTGA